From the genome of Eucalyptus grandis isolate ANBG69807.140 chromosome 2, ASM1654582v1, whole genome shotgun sequence, one region includes:
- the LOC104417191 gene encoding callose synthase 10 isoform X1, translating into MARSRENWDRLVRAALRREQQLAAGRPGHARTPSGIAGSVPPSLTRSTNIDMILQAADEIQAEDPNVARILCEQAYSMAQNLDPGSEGRGVLQFKTGLMSIIKQKLAKKDGAPIDRNRDMENLWEFYQRYKRRNRVDDMQREEQRMLESGSYSANFEELGLRYAEKKKVFSTLRALVEVMETLGKDAGPDGVGKLIQEELRNIKKSDAAMAGELTPYNIVPLEAPVLSNAIGIFPEVRGAISAIRYAGHFPRLPVEISGQRDADIFDLLEYVFGFQKDNIRNQRENIVLALANAQSRLIISVEPDPDPKIDEKAVNVVFLKALDNYIKWCRYLRIRLVWNSFEAITRDRKLFMVSLYFLIWGEAANARFLPECICYIFHHMAKELDAILDHEVANIASSCETESGPASFLEKIIRPIYDTLSAEAAQNDNGRAAHSKWRNYDDFNEYFWSPACFELSWPFKAGSSFFQRPKGRKRTGKSTFVEHRTFLHLYRSFHRLWIFLVLMFQALTVIAFHNGDINLRTFKAILSVGPTFAIMNFVESCLDVLLMYGAYSTARGMAISRLVIRFFWCGLTSVAVTYLYLKVLEEMNKNNSDSTYFRIYILVVGVYAALRLVLGLLLKLPACHSLSQMSDQPFFQFFKWIYQERYYVGRGLYESLGDYCRYVLYWLVIFICKFTFAYFLQIKPLVEPTQIIIGLRFLTYSWHDLVSKHNNNALAVASLWAPVVAIYLMDIHIWYTLLSAIVGGVMGARGRLGEIRSIEMLHRRFESFPEAFVKNLVSSETKRRMPFNRQSPQVSNDAQDMNKAYAAMFSPFWNEIIKSLREEDYISNREMDLLSIPSNTGSLRLVQWPLFLLSSKILLAIDLALDCRDTQVDLWNRICKDEYMAYAVRECYYSTEKILLSLVDGEGRLWVERIFREINNSISEGSLVITLSLKKLPLVVSRFTALTGLLTRNETSEGAANAIYELYEVVTHDLLSPDLREQLDTWNILARARNEGRLFSRIQWPRDPEIKEQAKRLHLLLTVKETAANIPKNLEARRRLEFFTNSLFMDMPSAKPVSEMMPFSVFTPYYSETVLYSSSELQKENEDGISIIFYLQKIFPDEWANFLERIGRGESTGDAELQDSSSDSLELRFWASYRGQTLARTVRGMMYYRRALMLQSFLEGRSLGVVDYSRANSPPTQGFELSHEARAQADLKFTYVVSCQIYGMQKQKKAAEAADIALLLQRNEALRVAFIHVEESAGAEGKDVSKEFYSKLVKADVNGKDQEIYSIKLPGDPKLGEGKPENQNHAIIFTRGDAIQTIDMNQDNYLEEAMKMRNLLEEFRGNHGIRPPTILGVREHVFTGSVSSLAWFMSNQETSFVTLGQRVLAYPLKVRMHYGHPDVFDRIFHITRGGISKASRVINISEDIFAGFNSTLRQGNITHHEYIQVGKGRDVGLNQIALFEGKVAGGNGEQVLSRDVYRLGQLFDFFRMLSFFFTTVGYYVCTMMTVLTIYIFLYGRVYLAFSGLDEGISTQAKMLGNTALNAVLNAQFLVQIGVFTAVPMIMGFILEQGLLKAVFSFITMQLQLCSVFFTFSLGTRTHYFGRTILHGGAKYRATGRGFVVRHIKFAENYRLYSRSHFVKALEVALLLIVYIAYGYTEGGAVSFVLLTVSSWFLVISWLFAPYIFNPSGFEWQKTVEDFDDWTNWLLYKGGVGVKGENSWEFWWEEEQAHIHTLRGRILETILSIRFFMFQYGIVYKLDLTGKNTSLAIYGFSWIVLAAIVMIFKIYTFSPKKSTSFHLFMRLIQGVASLGLIAALCLVVKFTDLTIVDLFASVLAFIPTGWGMLCLAITWKKVVWTLGLWESVREFARMYDAGMGMIIFAPVAFLSWFPFMTTFQSRLLFNQAFSRGLEISLILAGNKANVEV; encoded by the exons ATGGCTAGGTCACGCGAGAACTGGGATAGGCTGGTCAGGGCGGCGCTGCGGAGGGAGCAGCAGCTGGCCGCCGGCCGCCCGGGCCACGCGCGGACCCCGAGCGGCATCGCCGGGTCGGTCCCGCCCTCCCTCACCCGCTCCACTAACATCGACATGATCCTGCAGGCCGCCGACGAGATTCAGGCCGAGGACCCCAATGTCGCCCGGATTC TATGCGAGCAGGCGTATTCGATGGCTCAGAATCTGGATCCCGGTAGTGAAGGTCGAGGCGTTCTCCAATTCAAGACTGGCTTGATGTCTATTATCAAG CAAAAACTTGCCAAGAAGGATGGGGCGCCAATCGATCGCAATCGGGATATGGAAAACTTGTGGGAGTTCTATCAACGCTACAAGAGGCGCAATAGAGTCGATGATATGCAGAGGGAAGAGCAAAGGATGCTCGAATCCGGGAGCTATAGTGCTAATTTCGAAGA GTTGGGACTCAGATATGCAGAGAAGAAAAAGGTGTTCAGTACCTTGAGAGCTTTAGTTGAGGTCATGGAGACACTTGGCAAAGATGCAGGTCCTGATGGTGTTGGAAAACTCATCCAAGAAGAG TTGCGAAATATCAAGAAATCTGATGCAGCAATGGCTGGGGAGCTTACTCCTTACAATATCGTTCCTTTGGAAGCACCGGTGCTTTCTAATGCTATCGGCATATTTCCAGAG GTTAGAGGTGCCATATCAGCTATCCGATATGCTGGTCACTTCCCTAGACTTCCTGTCGAGATTTCTGGACAGCGGGATGCTGACATTTTTGATCTTTTAGAATATGTGTTTGGGTTTCAG AAAGACAACATAAGGAACCAGCGTGAGAATATTGTTCTTGCTCTAGCGAATGCACAAAGTCGACTCATCATATCCGTTGAGCCCGATCCTGATCCT AAAATAGATGAGAAAGCAGTCAATGTGGTTTTCTTGAAGGCACTGGATAACTACATTAAGTGGTGCAGATACTTGAGGATTCGACTTGTTTGGAATAG TTTTGAAGCAATTACAAGGGACAGGAAGCTCTTTATGGTTTCATTATACTTTCTTATATGGGGTGAAGCTGCAAATGCGCGTTTCCTTCCTGAATGTATCTGTTATATCTTTCACCAT ATGGCAAAAGAATTAGATGCAATATTGGATCATGAAGTGGCTAACATTGCTTCAAGCTGTGAAACAGAAAGTGGTCCAGCATCATTCCTGGAGAAAATAATTCGTCCTATATATGATACCTTATCCGCG GAAGCTGCTCAAAATGATAATGGTAGAGCTGCACATTctaaatggagaaattatgatGACTTTAATGAATACTTTTG GTCACCTGCTTGTTTTGAGTTGAGCTGGCCTTTCAAAGCCGGATCATCTTTCTTCCAGCGCCCTAAAGGGAGGAAAAGG ACTGGGAAAAGCACATTTGTTGAGCACCGTACTTTTCTTCACTTGTATCGGAGTTTTCATCGTCTTTGGATCTTCTTGGTGTTAATGTTTCAG GCTCTTACAGTGATTGCCTTTCATAACGGTGATATTAATTTGCGTACTTTCAAGGCAATTCTTAGTGTCGGGCCTACATTTGCGATAATGAATTTTGTTGAGA GTTGCTTAGATGTCCTCCTCATGTATGGGGCTTACTCTACGGCAAGAGGAATGGCAATCTCGAGGCTGGTCATTAGGTTCTTCTGGTGTGGCTTGACCTCTGTAGCTGTGACATATCTCTACCT GAAAGTTCTGGAGGAAATGAATAAGAACAACTCTGATTCTACCTATTTTCGGATCTACATTCTGGTTGTGGGTGTTTATGCAGCTTTACGCTTAGTCCTAGGGCTGCTGCTGAAACTACCAGCATGTCATTCCCTTTCTCAGATGTCTGATCAaccattttttcaattttttaagtgGATTTATCAG GAACGTTATTATGTTGGCCGTGGACTTTATGAAAGCTTGGGTGATTACTGTCG GTATGTTCTATACTGGTTGGTAATTTTCATATGCAAATTTACATTTGCATACTTCCTCCAG ATTAAACCTCTTGTGGAGCCAACCCAGATTATTATTGGTCTTCGATTTTTAACATATTCGTGGCATGATTTGGTTTCAAAAC ATAACAATAATGCCTTGGCCGTAGCCAGCCTTTGGGCTCCTGTTGTTGCT ATATATCTCATGGACATTCACATCTGGTACACTCTCTTATCTGCAATTGTTGGTGGTGTGATGGGTGCTCGTGGCCGATTAGGCGAG aTACGCTCCATTGAAATGCTGCATAGGCGTTTTGAGTCCTTCCCTGAAGCTTTTGTTAAGAATCTCGTCTCTTCCGAAACAAAGCG gAGGATGCCCTTTAATCGGCAGTCGCCCCAGGTTAGCAAT GATGCACAAGACATGAATAAAGCATATGCGGCCATGTTTTCTCCGTTTTGGAACGAGATTATCAAAAGTTTACGTGAGGAAGACTATATCAGCAATAG GGAGATGGATTTGCTTTCCATTCCTAGCAACACAGGAAGTTTAAGATTAGTTCAATGGCCATTGTTTCTTTTAAGCAGCAAG ATCCTGTTGGCAATTGATTTGGCACTGGACTGCAGAGACACCCAGGTGGATTTGTGGAATAGGATATGTAAAGATGAATATATGGCTTATGCTGTTCGAGAATGCTATTACAGCACAGAGAAAATATTACTCTCTCTTGTTGATGGAGAGGGTAGACTCTG GGTTGAGAGAATTTTTCGTGAGATCAACAACAGCATATCGGAGGGTTCGCTGGTTATTACATTGTCTCTTAAGAAACTTCCTTTAGTGGTGTCAAGATTTACTGCATTGACTGGACTGCTG ACACGGAATGAAACTTCTGAAGGTGCTGCAAATGCTATATATGAGCTATATGAGGTCGTTACACATGATTTGCTGTCACCCGACTTGAG GGAGCAGCTGGATACATGGAATATATTGGCAAGGGCACGGAATGAGGGTAGACTATTTTCTAGGATTCAGTGGCCCAGGGATCCAGAAATT AAGGAGCAGGCGAAACGTCTGCACCTCCTTCTCACTGTTAAAGAAACGGCGGCTAATATTCCAAAGAATCTGGAAGCGAGGAGGAGATTAGAATTTTTTACCAACTCGTTATTTATGGATATGCCATCAGCAAAGCCAGTTAGTGAAATGATGCCATTCAG TGTCTTCACGCCGTACTACAGTGAGACTGTTCTATATAGTTCCTCCGAATTGCAAAAAGAGAATGAGGATGGAATATCcattattttctatcttcaaAAGATATTTCCTG ATGAATGGGCAAATTTCTTGGAACGAATTGGTCGAGGCGAGTCTACTGGAGATGCAGAACTTCAAGATAGCTCAAGTGACTCTCTGGAGCTTCGATTTTGGGCTTCTTATCGCGGACAGACTTTAGCGAGAACTG TGCGTGGAATGATGTATTATAGAAGGGCTTTAATGCTACAAAGTTTTCTGGAAGGAAGATCTTTGGGAG TGGTAGACTATTCTCGGGCAAACTCCCCACCAACTCAAGGTTTTGAACTGTCGCATGAGGCGCGGGCACAAGCGGATTTGAAGTTTACTTATGTGGTGTCATGCCAAATTTATGGGATGCAGAAGCAGAAAAAGGCTGCAGAAGCTGCTGATATTGCTCTTTTATTACAGAG gAATGAGGCACTCCGTGTTGCTTTCATACATGTGGAGGAAAGTGCTGGAGCTGAAGGAAAGGATGTCTCCAAGGAATTTTACTCAAAACTTGTGAAAGCAGATGTAAATGGAAAAGACCAG GAAATATATTCCATTAAACTTCCTGGAGATCCAAAGCTAGGAGAAGGAAAACCTGAAAACCAAAACCATGCTATAATTTTCACTCGCGGTGATGCTATTCAGACTATTGACATGAATCAG GACAATTATCTTGAGGAGgcaatgaaaatgagaaatctTCTCGAGGAATTTCGAGGAAATCATGGAATAAGACCTCCAACCATTCTTGGTGTTAGAGAACATGTTTTTACGGGAAG TGTCTCATCTTTGGCATGGTTCATGTCCAACCAAGAGACTAGTTTTGTGACTCTTGGTCAACGGGTGTTAGCTTATCCATTGAA GGTCCGTATGCACTATGGACATCCAGATGTATTTGACCGTATCTTTCACATAACTAGAGGAGGTATTAGTAAGGCATCACGTGTCATAAATATCAGTGAAGATATATTTGCAG GGTTCAATTCTACGCTGAGGCAGGGCAATATCACACACCATGAGTACATTCAG GTGGGAAAGGGCAGGGATGTCGGCTTAAATCAGATTGCCCTGTTTGAAGGAAAAGTAGCTGGTGGTAATGGAGAACAAGTTCTTAGCAGAGATGTGTACCGCCTTGGACAACTCTTTGACTTCTTTAGAATGCTTTCGTTCTTCTTCACTACTGTTGGTTATTATGTTTGCACAATG ATGACAGTCCttacaatatatattttcttatatgGGAGGGTTTACCTG GCATTCTCTGGACTTGATGAAGGGATCTCAACGCAGGCCAAAATGTTGGGAAATACAGCCTTAAATGCAGTTCTGAATGCACAGTTCTTGGTTCAAATTGGAGTTTTTACCGCCGTTCCCATGATTATGGGCTTTATCCTTGAGCAGGGGTTACTGAAG GCTGTTTTCAGTTTCATCACGATGCAACTCCAGCTGTGTTCGGTGTTCTTTACTTTCTCATTGGGAACCAGAACTCATTATTTTGGACGAACTATTCTTCATGGAGGTGCAAAG TACAGAGCAACTGGGAGAGGCTTTGTTGTACGTCACATCAAGTTTGCTGAAAATTACAGGCTTTACTCAAGGAGCCACTTTGTTAAAGC GCTTGAAGTGGCACTACTACTAATAGTGTATATCGCATATGGGTATACAGAAGGAGGcgctgtttcttttgttttactaaCTGTCAGTAGTTGGTTCCTTGTCATCTCATGGCTCTTTGCTCCTTACATCTTCAATCCCTCAGGTTTTGAGTGGCAAAA GACTGTTGAGGACTTTGATGATTGGACCAACTGGCTTCTATATAAAGGTGGAGTAGGGGTGAAGGGAGAAAATAGCTGGGAATTTTGGTGGGAAGAAGAACAG GCGCATATCCATACATTGAGGGGTCGTATATTGGAAACTATATTAAGCATAAGGTTCTTTATGTTCCAATATGGCATTGTATACAAACTTGATCTCACTGGGAAGAATACATCCCTTGCG ATTTACGGCTTCTCCTGGATAGTACTGGCTGCCATTGTCATGATATTCAAG ATTTATACTTTTAGCCCAAAAAAATCTACCAGCTTCCATCTATTTATGCGACTTATTCAAGGAGTCGCATCATTGGGACTTATTGCAGCCCTCTGCCTTGTTGTCAAGTTTACTGATCTGACAATAGTTGACTTGTTTGCAAGTGTTCTTGCATTTATTCCTACCGGCTGGGGCATGCTTTGT CTGGCAATTACATGGAAGAAGGTAGTTTGGACCCTGGGATTATGGGAGTCGGTAAGGGAGTTTGCCAGAATGTATGATGCCGGGATGGGGATGATCATCTTTGCTCCAGTAGCTTTTTTGTCGTGGTTCCCATTTATGACCACTTTCCAATCTCGTCTTCTCTTCAACCAAGCATTTAGTCGCGGCCTTGAGATCTCTCTGATCCTTGCTGGTAATAAAGCCAACGTTGAAGTCTAA